A genome region from Longimicrobium sp. includes the following:
- a CDS encoding response regulator, with protein MPAPPKRLLWVDDEIDLLRPHLLFMQGRGYHVDAVSNGDDALELLRLSPYDLVLLDEQMPGRSGMEVFDELRRMDARVPVVMVTKSEEDRTMTEAIGRRVADYLVKPTSPRQVLSVVTRLLEGKQLQQEQVARDFTTRFRALNAGREPRGWREWARDYSELVDWELRLRGAGETGLLAALETLLDDFRREFCEWVCDDYSSWVSGAGDRPPLSVDVVPQFLSPLLGRDRTVLFVIIDCLRLDQWRTLIPLLAPYAQVEEALYYSILPTATPFSRNAIFSGLYPDEISARVPGWWGWEGEGSLNSFEGELFREQVARVEGASLPVHYEKVFDAGDGDVMLRRLPGHLAQPGVTAVVFNFVDQLTHGRSESAVLMEVARDKEALRALTRQWFERSEALTAMREALHRGIPVLVTTDHGSIHCHRPATVFAKRDTTQNLRYKFGDDLRAEDPTTAFSTPDPRRLRFPPGRQATNYLIALEDVFFVYPTKLRQYQARYRGAFLHGGVSPEEMILPVALLNPR; from the coding sequence ATGCCCGCTCCTCCCAAGCGCCTGCTCTGGGTCGACGACGAGATCGACCTCCTCCGCCCGCACCTGCTGTTCATGCAGGGGCGGGGCTACCACGTCGATGCCGTGTCCAACGGCGACGACGCGCTGGAGCTACTGCGCCTGTCCCCCTACGACCTGGTGCTGCTTGACGAGCAGATGCCCGGCCGCAGCGGGATGGAGGTGTTCGACGAGCTGCGGCGCATGGACGCGCGCGTGCCGGTGGTGATGGTGACGAAGAGCGAGGAAGACCGGACCATGACCGAGGCCATCGGCCGGCGCGTGGCCGACTACCTGGTGAAGCCGACCTCGCCGCGCCAGGTCCTCTCCGTGGTCACCCGCCTGCTCGAGGGAAAGCAGCTGCAGCAGGAGCAGGTGGCGCGCGACTTCACCACCCGCTTCCGCGCGCTGAACGCCGGCCGCGAGCCGCGCGGCTGGCGCGAGTGGGCGCGCGACTACTCGGAGCTGGTGGACTGGGAGCTGCGCCTGCGCGGCGCGGGCGAGACCGGGCTGCTGGCCGCGCTGGAGACGCTGCTCGACGACTTCCGCCGCGAGTTCTGCGAGTGGGTGTGCGACGACTACTCGTCGTGGGTGAGCGGCGCCGGCGACCGGCCGCCGCTCTCGGTCGACGTCGTCCCCCAGTTCCTCTCGCCGCTGCTGGGGCGCGACCGCACGGTGCTGTTCGTGATCATCGACTGCCTGCGGCTGGACCAGTGGCGCACCCTCATCCCCCTCCTGGCGCCCTACGCGCAGGTGGAGGAGGCGCTCTACTACTCGATCCTGCCGACGGCCACGCCCTTCTCGCGCAACGCCATCTTCTCCGGCCTCTATCCCGACGAGATCTCCGCGCGGGTGCCCGGGTGGTGGGGGTGGGAGGGCGAGGGGAGCCTGAACTCGTTCGAGGGCGAGCTCTTCCGCGAGCAGGTGGCGCGTGTCGAGGGCGCGTCTCTCCCCGTCCACTACGAGAAGGTGTTCGACGCCGGCGACGGCGACGTGATGCTCCGCCGCCTCCCCGGCCACCTCGCGCAGCCGGGGGTGACCGCGGTGGTCTTCAACTTCGTGGACCAGCTCACGCACGGGCGGTCGGAGAGTGCGGTGCTGATGGAGGTGGCGCGCGACAAGGAGGCCTTGCGCGCGCTCACCCGCCAGTGGTTCGAGCGCAGCGAGGCGCTCACGGCCATGCGCGAGGCGCTGCACCGCGGCATCCCCGTCCTCGTCACGACGGACCACGGGTCGATCCACTGCCACCGTCCCGCGACGGTGTTCGCCAAGCGCGACACCACGCAGAACCTGCGCTACAAGTTCGGCGACGACCTGCGGGCGGAGGATCCGACGACGGCGTTCTCCACGCCGGATCCACGCCGCCTCCGCTTCCCCCCGGGGCGGCAGGCGACCAACTACCTGATCGCGCTGGAAGACGTCTTCTTCGTCTATCCCACCAAGCTGCGCCAGTACCAGGCGCGCTACCGGGGGGCGTTCCTGCACGGAGGGGTGAGCCCCGAGGAGATGATCCTCCCGGTGGCCCTGCTCAACCCGCGATGA
- a CDS encoding lipopolysaccharide kinase InaA family protein: MSRPPGAADAPLADFVPMVDGRTRLLVRRGWEDAAEHLSDPDTVRADDAVSGGREVHPVTTLPDGTRVVVRRYRRGGVMRWVNRVLYFGGNRAFDELRATERARAGGVRAPVVVAAIERPARLAGYRAWLATVLVAGGIDFAAWLSDQGGDADRRAAVLREAGRQIALMHDAGVAHPDVNLRNLLVVAGEAEPEVYLLDFDRADVSATPVSAARRERDLRRLGRSARKLQAALAPGDWDAFRDGYGDAWPPGLDLANPPKVAAKADAATEEKAEGEDDE; encoded by the coding sequence ATGAGCCGACCCCCCGGCGCCGCCGACGCCCCCCTGGCCGACTTCGTCCCGATGGTGGACGGCCGCACCCGGCTGCTGGTGCGGCGCGGCTGGGAAGACGCCGCCGAGCACCTGTCCGACCCCGACACCGTGCGCGCCGACGACGCCGTCTCGGGCGGCCGCGAGGTGCACCCGGTGACGACGCTGCCGGACGGGACGCGCGTGGTGGTGCGCCGCTACCGCCGCGGCGGCGTGATGCGCTGGGTGAACCGCGTGCTCTACTTCGGCGGCAACCGCGCCTTCGACGAGCTGCGGGCCACCGAGCGCGCCCGCGCCGGCGGCGTCCGCGCCCCCGTCGTGGTCGCGGCGATCGAGCGCCCCGCGCGCCTCGCCGGCTACCGGGCGTGGCTGGCCACGGTGCTGGTGGCCGGGGGGATCGACTTCGCCGCGTGGCTTTCCGACCAGGGGGGAGATGCCGATCGCCGCGCGGCCGTGCTGCGCGAGGCGGGGCGGCAGATCGCGCTGATGCACGACGCCGGCGTGGCGCATCCCGACGTCAACCTGCGCAACCTCCTCGTCGTGGCGGGCGAGGCCGAGCCCGAGGTGTACCTGCTCGACTTCGACAGGGCGGACGTGAGCGCCACCCCCGTCTCCGCCGCCCGCCGCGAGCGCGACCTGCGGCGCCTGGGCCGCTCCGCGCGCAAGCTCCAGGCGGCGCTGGCGCCCGGCGACTGGGACGCCTTCCGCGACGGCTACGGCGACGCCTGGCCCCCCGGCCTGGACCTCGCCAACCCGCCGAAGGTCGCGGCCAAGGCCGATGCGGCGACGGAAGAGAAGGCTGAAGGCGAGGATGATGAATGA
- a CDS encoding DUF6338 family protein has product MEISSVTLRVLLLFFPGVLCAMLVDALTAHRERTPVQFLTHAFALGMGSYLSLALARDALAAAARGLRLREPLDVTFFDALLNDHTRIAWREIVVAAVVGVVLSCVVVAVINRRLVARFANVLRITKKTGGLDVWNFVFSSRVGDYVVVRDISQDTGYLGTVEVFSETSDQAELLLTDVVVFSNSTSVKLYEAEYVYLARNAHSLVIEPGKPSLGLE; this is encoded by the coding sequence GTGGAGATCTCATCCGTAACGCTGCGCGTCCTCCTTCTCTTCTTCCCGGGCGTGCTCTGCGCGATGCTCGTCGACGCGCTGACGGCACACCGCGAGCGCACGCCCGTGCAGTTCCTGACGCACGCGTTCGCGCTCGGGATGGGCTCCTACCTCTCGCTCGCCCTCGCCCGCGACGCGCTCGCGGCCGCGGCGAGAGGGCTGCGCCTTCGCGAGCCTCTCGACGTCACCTTCTTCGACGCGCTGCTGAACGACCACACGCGGATCGCGTGGCGTGAGATCGTGGTGGCCGCGGTGGTCGGCGTGGTGCTCAGCTGCGTGGTCGTCGCAGTGATCAACCGCAGGCTCGTGGCGCGGTTCGCGAACGTCCTGCGAATCACGAAGAAAACGGGTGGACTCGACGTCTGGAACTTCGTGTTCAGTTCGCGCGTGGGAGACTACGTGGTTGTTCGGGACATCTCACAGGACACGGGCTACCTCGGTACTGTGGAGGTCTTCTCCGAAACGTCCGATCAAGCCGAACTGCTCCTGACCGATGTAGTGGTGTTCAGCAATTCCACTTCTGTGAAACTGTACGAAGCGGAGTACGTATACCTCGCTCGCAACGCGCATTCGCTGGTGATCGAGCCGGGAAAACCAAGCCTCGGATTGGAGTAA
- a CDS encoding retropepsin-like aspartic protease — protein sequence MPMRFLPATLATTLALAGAAHAQAPDTARLAEAYRRHDCFTAREALRGARDGSAPGLAFYRGWTAAAFNHPDSAAAELRRYLASPAAAGDPERRRAAQQLLGDMLVREFRYGDAADAYAALEEVSPDSAKADLRNVVALFGALRSVPAQTVSLAGDVDVPTTRDRANLINLQVQAGEATENFIFDTGANLSTVVESTAQALGFRMIDQSIQVGAVTGVRTAARLAVAPELRIGAATVRNVVFLVFPDSALAFPQIGYQIHGILGHPVITALGEVTLTREGRLQVPANRSTTVGGEPNLCLDGLDNLVLGSIGGETLLFGFDTGARTSQFFPRYHQQHRAAVEAGTETTLRIGGAGGMRTIHAYTIGPVAITVGGGTATLQRINVSTETTGERSRYVDGDIGQDVITSFAAMTLDYRAMQLRFR from the coding sequence ATGCCGATGCGATTCCTCCCCGCCACCCTGGCCACGACGCTCGCGCTCGCCGGCGCCGCGCACGCGCAGGCGCCCGACACCGCGCGGCTGGCCGAGGCGTACCGCCGCCACGACTGCTTCACCGCGCGCGAGGCGCTGCGCGGCGCGCGCGACGGCTCCGCGCCGGGGCTCGCCTTCTACCGTGGCTGGACGGCGGCGGCGTTCAATCACCCCGACAGCGCCGCGGCCGAGCTGCGCCGCTACCTCGCCTCTCCCGCCGCGGCGGGCGATCCGGAGCGTCGCCGAGCCGCGCAGCAGCTCCTGGGCGACATGCTCGTGCGCGAGTTCCGCTACGGCGACGCCGCGGACGCGTACGCCGCCCTGGAGGAGGTCAGCCCTGACAGCGCGAAGGCCGACCTGCGCAACGTGGTGGCGCTCTTCGGCGCGCTGCGCTCCGTCCCCGCGCAGACGGTGTCGCTCGCCGGTGACGTGGACGTGCCGACGACCCGCGACCGCGCGAACCTGATCAACCTGCAGGTGCAGGCGGGCGAGGCCACGGAGAACTTCATCTTCGACACCGGCGCCAACCTCTCCACCGTGGTCGAATCGACCGCGCAGGCGCTCGGCTTCCGGATGATCGACCAGTCCATCCAGGTGGGCGCGGTCACCGGCGTGCGCACGGCCGCGCGCCTGGCCGTCGCGCCCGAGCTGCGCATCGGCGCGGCGACGGTGCGCAACGTCGTCTTCCTCGTCTTCCCCGACTCCGCGCTCGCGTTTCCGCAGATCGGCTATCAGATCCACGGCATCCTGGGCCACCCCGTGATCACCGCGCTCGGCGAGGTCACGCTGACGCGAGAGGGACGCCTCCAGGTTCCTGCGAATCGAAGCACCACCGTGGGTGGCGAGCCGAACCTGTGCCTGGACGGGCTCGACAACCTCGTCCTCGGCAGCATCGGCGGCGAGACGCTGCTGTTCGGCTTCGACACCGGCGCGCGCACCTCGCAGTTCTTCCCGCGCTACCACCAGCAGCACCGCGCCGCCGTCGAGGCGGGAACCGAGACGACCCTTCGCATCGGCGGCGCGGGGGGGATGCGGACCATCCACGCGTACACGATCGGCCCGGTCGCGATCACGGTCGGCGGCGGCACGGCCACGCTGCAGCGCATCAACGTGTCGACGGAAACCACCGGCGAGCGCAGCCGCTACGTCGACGGCGACATCGGCCAGGACGTGATCACCAGCTTCGCCGCCATGACGCTGGACTACCGAGCGATGCAACTGCGTTTCAGGTGA